The sequence below is a genomic window from Candidatus Methylomirabilota bacterium.
GCCGCCACGCGCCCGGCGGTCTCGCGGGCGCTGGTCCGCCCGCCGCCCCGCCAGTCGCGGACGCCGTACTTCGCCGCGTAGGTGTAGTCGGCGTGGCTCGGCCGATACTTCTCCTGCATCTCCCGGTAATCGCCGGGCCGCATGTCCTCGTTGGGGATCGACAGGCTGATCGGGGTGCCGAGGGTTTGCCCCTCGAACACGCCGCTCAGGATCCGGACCGTGTCCGATTCCTTGCGCTGGCTCACGAGGAGGCTCTGGCCCGGTCGCCGGCGGTCGAGGTCCGGCTGGATGTCGGCCTCGGCGAGCGGCAGCCGCGGCGGGCAGCCGTCGACGACGACGCCGACCGCCCCGCCGTGGGACTCCCCCCACGTCGTCACGCGGAAGAGATGGCCGAAGGTGTTGCCCATCGCGGACTCCAGCATACCGCATCCCGGCAGGGGACCGCCGCCTCGGACCCGAAGCGCGACCGGGGACCTCCCGAGTCGCCCCGCACCGGGGGCACGCGGCGTGCTTCCTGCCGGCAGGGTCCGAGTACGCGCCTTACTGGTTCACGAAATACCCGGATAGCGCCACCTGGACTGTTGCGGTCCCTCCGAAGCCACTCCGCCGCGCCTGCACCATGACCGCGGGACCGTGTGTCTGCGGCACCGGGAACGCGACCGGCACGGCCTGGCACGTCCCGCCGGCGCGCGCGCGGATAGGCTGGCTCACCGAGAACCGTGCCACCCCGGGGGGAAACGTGCCCTGCGGGTGCGCCACCAGCGTGTGCGTCGTGTGAAACCCCTCGTAGCCCTGACCAAAGATCTGCGTGATGAGCCAGACCTGGAGAGTCTGTCCGATCGGCACCCCCGCGTCCGCCGACACGTGCTCGATGACGAGACACCTGCTGAGAATGTCGGAGACCGCGAACACCGTGGTGCGAGCTGACGTCGAACCCTGAGGAATATTGATCACCAGGCCCTGCTCGTAGGCCCTCCCCGTCTCACCTCGGGCGTACAACGGAACCATGCTCACGAGGACCGCCAAGACCGAAAACACGGCACGGGCCATCGCTCGCCTCCTTTCATCATCGCCTTCAGTGCGACACGGTCCTGCTCCCGGCGGGGCCTCCAGCATACCGCATCCCGGCAGCACGGCCGCTCCCTCGTGTACCATGATCCTGGCCCATGCCCCGACAGCCGGCGCCGTCCCCCGCGCTCGTCCTGCTCGTCCGCCACGGGCGGACGGCCACGACCGGCGTCACCCTGCCTGGCCGGGCCCCGGGGCTCCACCTCTCGCCGGCCGGGCGCCGGCAGGCCGCGGCCCTCGCCGCCCGGCTGGCCCGGCTCGAGCGGGTGACGGCGGTCTACACCTCGCCGCTCGAGCGCGCCCGGGAGACGGCCGCGCCCATCGCCGAGGCCCGCAAGCTCCCCCTCCGGGTCGAGGCGGGGCTCAACGAGTGCGACTTCGGGCAGTGGACCGGGGCGAGGCTCCGGGCCCTGGCCCGGCGGCCGGAGTGGCGGGTCGTTCAACGGTACCCGAGCGGCTTCCGCTTCCCCGGCGGGGAGTCCTTCACCGAGATGCAGGCGCGCATCACCTCGACCCTGGCCGGCCTCGTGGCCCGCCACCCGGGCGGGACCATCGTGGCGGTCTCCCACGCCGATCCCATCAAAGCGGCCGTCGCCCACGCGCTGGGCACGCACCTCGACCTGTTCCAGCGGATCGCGGTCTCGCCCGGCTCGGTCACCACGATCGCCTACCGCCCCGATGGCCCCACGGTGGTGACCCTGAACTGGGTGGACGGCGATCTGGTCCCACCCAGGCCTGGATGAGGCGCGGCGACCTCTGATGAGCCGCTCCTATGACTTCGAGGCCCCCGATCTCTTCACGGCCGGCACGGTCGGCCCGCCGGGCCAGCGGGTCTTCTACGTCCAGGCGCGGGAGCGTGGCGTCGTGGCGACCTTGAAAGTCGAGAAGGAGCAGGTCGGCGCCCTCGCCGAGTATCTGGCCAGCCTGCTCTCGCAGCTCCCGGGAGCG
It includes:
- a CDS encoding MSMEG_4193 family putative phosphomutase; this translates as MPRQPAPSPALVLLVRHGRTATTGVTLPGRAPGLHLSPAGRRQAAALAARLARLERVTAVYTSPLERARETAAPIAEARKLPLRVEAGLNECDFGQWTGARLRALARRPEWRVVQRYPSGFRFPGGESFTEMQARITSTLAGLVARHPGGTIVAVSHADPIKAAVAHALGTHLDLFQRIAVSPGSVTTIAYRPDGPTVVTLNWVDGDLVPPRPG